The following are encoded in a window of Chryseobacterium sp. genomic DNA:
- a CDS encoding alpha-amylase family glycosyl hydrolase, producing the protein MNQLPPHPYQPKKYVQIDNPDWVKNATVYEMNIRQFSAEGTFREIEKQLPRLKEMGIDIIWLMPIHPIGELNRKGSLGSPYSVKNFKGINPEFGTEADFRNLVQAVHRQGMYVILDWVANHSSLDCNLVAEHPEFYKKSRNGRFRPTPWRDYDDIIELDYDQPELRKYMTEAMKYWVREFDIDGFRCDMASFVPRDFWENVRTELETLKPVFMLAEAEDRDLHSKAFDATYNWALWNQLHAIAQGRSNAKTLAEAYLAEHVSIFPKEGIRMNFIDNHDKNSWEGNPVSNFGNALEAATVFTVLIDGMPLVYNGQESGLSRSLKFFDRDPIEWKTHRNTNLYTTLFNLKHRNRGLWNGRYGGEMERMTNDCMEHIISLVREKKGDKVLAVFNLSPKKVNVTLDTSEHAGTYTELFSGSDKILLKSCHLELEPWGYLVLFRSNLR; encoded by the coding sequence ATGAACCAGTTACCACCGCATCCCTATCAGCCAAAAAAGTACGTCCAGATTGATAATCCGGACTGGGTGAAGAACGCCACTGTGTACGAGATGAATATCAGGCAGTTTTCCGCTGAGGGAACTTTTAGAGAAATAGAGAAACAGTTGCCGCGACTGAAGGAAATGGGGATTGATATAATATGGCTGATGCCCATACATCCAATAGGAGAACTGAACAGAAAAGGCAGTCTTGGCAGTCCTTACTCAGTGAAGAATTTTAAGGGAATAAATCCTGAATTTGGAACGGAAGCAGACTTCCGGAATCTGGTTCAGGCTGTTCATCGTCAGGGCATGTATGTAATTCTGGATTGGGTAGCCAACCACAGCAGTCTGGACTGTAATCTTGTGGCCGAACATCCGGAGTTTTACAAAAAGTCCCGCAATGGCAGGTTCCGGCCGACGCCCTGGCGCGATTATGATGATATTATTGAATTAGACTATGACCAGCCTGAACTACGGAAATACATGACGGAAGCGATGAAATATTGGGTCAGAGAATTTGACATTGATGGATTTCGCTGCGATATGGCCAGTTTTGTTCCGCGTGATTTCTGGGAAAATGTTCGCACAGAACTTGAAACCTTAAAACCTGTTTTCATGTTGGCTGAAGCAGAGGACCGCGACCTTCACAGCAAAGCTTTTGATGCCACCTACAACTGGGCCTTGTGGAACCAACTGCATGCCATTGCTCAGGGGCGCAGTAATGCCAAGACCCTGGCCGAAGCATATCTGGCGGAGCATGTTTCCATTTTTCCAAAGGAGGGCATCAGGATGAATTTCATTGACAACCATGACAAAAATTCCTGGGAAGGTAATCCGGTCTCCAATTTCGGCAACGCCCTGGAAGCTGCCACTGTCTTTACAGTATTGATAGACGGGATGCCGCTCGTGTACAACGGTCAGGAATCCGGACTGAGCCGTTCGCTCAAATTTTTTGACCGCGACCCCATTGAATGGAAAACACACCGCAACACCAACCTTTACACTACCCTGTTTAATTTAAAACATAGAAACCGCGGGCTTTGGAACGGCAGGTACGGCGGTGAAATGGAGCGTATGACCAACGACTGCATGGAGCATATCATTTCGCTTGTTCGGGAGAAAAAGGGCGACAAGGTGCTGGCGGTCTTTAACCTCAGCCCCAAAAAAGTGAATGTCACCCTGGACACTTCGGAGCACGCAGGCACCTATACCGAACTTTTCAGCGGTTCAGATAAGATTCTGCTAAAAAGTTGTCACCTTGAACTGGAGCCCTGGGGATATTTGGTCCTGTTCAGATCCAACTTACGGTAA
- the rlmF gene encoding 23S rRNA (adenine(1618)-N(6))-methyltransferase RlmF — translation MSTEKTRLHIRNKNRERYDLNALKEAEPALGNYIKPNKYGDDSVEFANPEAVKLLNKALLSHYYGIKHWDFPADNLCPPIPGRADYLHYMADLLGQSNFGSIPEGEKITVLDIGVGANCIYPALGVSEYGWKFVGSDADPNSVASAGKIAESNEQLKDNVEIRLQPDADSVFHGIIGDGERFDFTLCNPPFHSSEEEAEKGTQRKVRNLTGKKAAEAELNFSGISQELIYPGGEIAFIRKMIKESRAFGKNCYWFTTLVSKESNLKKVYSALEEAQIVYRKTIPMGTGNKVSRIVAWTFLTREEQMQWREDRWKVKTTDEKQKQQPDSRV, via the coding sequence ATGTCTACAGAAAAAACAAGACTTCATATACGCAATAAAAACCGTGAACGTTACGACCTGAATGCCCTCAAAGAGGCTGAACCGGCACTCGGGAATTATATTAAACCCAATAAATACGGTGACGATTCGGTGGAATTTGCGAATCCTGAAGCGGTTAAGTTGCTCAACAAAGCATTGCTGAGCCATTATTACGGAATAAAGCACTGGGACTTCCCGGCCGATAATCTCTGCCCTCCCATTCCGGGCCGTGCCGATTATCTGCATTATATGGCAGATTTGTTGGGTCAGAGTAATTTTGGGAGTATTCCGGAAGGAGAAAAGATCACTGTACTCGATATTGGCGTGGGTGCCAACTGCATTTACCCCGCCCTAGGCGTGAGTGAGTATGGCTGGAAATTCGTAGGTTCGGATGCGGATCCAAACTCCGTAGCTTCCGCGGGCAAAATTGCGGAGTCCAACGAACAGTTAAAGGACAATGTTGAAATTCGCCTCCAGCCTGATGCTGATTCTGTATTTCATGGCATAATCGGCGATGGTGAGCGCTTCGACTTCACGCTTTGCAACCCTCCTTTCCATTCCTCGGAAGAGGAGGCAGAAAAGGGTACACAGCGGAAAGTCCGCAACCTCACCGGAAAAAAGGCTGCAGAAGCGGAACTGAATTTTTCCGGAATCAGTCAGGAACTTATCTATCCCGGGGGTGAAATAGCCTTTATACGCAAAATGATTAAGGAGAGCCGTGCCTTTGGCAAAAACTGCTACTGGTTTACGACGCTGGTTTCTAAAGAGTCCAACCTGAAAAAGGTGTACAGCGCACTGGAAGAAGCCCAAATCGTGTACAGAAAAACCATTCCGATGGGTACCGGCAATAAGGTGAGCCGCATTGTAGCCTGGACTTTCCTGACCCGGGAGGAGCAAATGCAGTGGCGCGAAGACAGATGGAAAGTAAAGACAACGGACGAAAAACAAAAACAGCAGCCGGATAGCAGGGTTTAG
- a CDS encoding vWA domain-containing protein: MNLSNFNRKGFTFKNHTPEEVSHFERIFDVFKDLLTHTSGDLEEAFEWLEMLDKEYDIFTDEYTIADFEEDLKKRGYIKEEIRPEEGSTSSGKGRNIVTPKLEKALREFALDQIFGKLKKTGIGNHRTSKAGVGDERDGENRSFQYGDELSHINMTESLKNAQINNGITDLRLTEDDLMVEETHHKAQMSTVLMIDISHSMILYGEDRITPAKKVAMALVELIKRKYPKDSIDIIVFGNEAWPIKIKDLPYLNVGPYHTNTVAGLELAMDILRRKRNTNKQIFMITDGKPSCMKLATGELYMNSVGLDETIVNQCLNKAAQARRLKIPITTFMIAQDPYLRRFVEAFTAQNQGKAFLTGLSNLGGMIFEDYERNRIRRI, encoded by the coding sequence ATGAACCTCAGCAACTTTAACAGGAAAGGATTTACTTTTAAAAATCATACTCCGGAAGAGGTGTCTCACTTCGAGCGGATTTTTGATGTGTTTAAGGATCTACTGACACACACTTCAGGTGATCTGGAAGAGGCTTTTGAGTGGCTGGAAATGCTGGATAAGGAGTATGATATCTTCACCGATGAGTATACAATTGCCGATTTCGAAGAAGATCTTAAAAAACGCGGCTACATTAAAGAAGAGATCAGACCCGAAGAAGGCAGTACGAGCAGCGGAAAGGGCCGGAATATTGTTACGCCCAAACTTGAGAAGGCACTCCGGGAATTTGCCCTGGACCAGATTTTCGGCAAACTGAAAAAGACGGGGATTGGCAACCACCGGACCTCCAAAGCGGGTGTGGGTGACGAAAGAGACGGCGAAAACCGCAGTTTTCAGTATGGCGATGAGCTATCGCACATCAACATGACTGAAAGCCTTAAAAATGCACAAATCAACAATGGTATCACAGACCTAAGGCTTACGGAAGATGATTTGATGGTGGAAGAAACGCACCACAAAGCCCAGATGAGTACCGTACTTATGATTGACATAAGCCATTCGATGATCCTCTACGGTGAGGACCGTATCACTCCGGCTAAAAAGGTGGCCATGGCGCTTGTTGAGCTTATTAAGCGGAAATACCCAAAAGACTCGATAGATATTATTGTTTTTGGAAATGAAGCCTGGCCCATCAAGATCAAAGATCTGCCCTACTTAAATGTTGGGCCCTACCATACAAATACAGTGGCCGGACTCGAGCTTGCCATGGATATCCTCCGGCGAAAGAGAAACACCAACAAACAGATATTTATGATCACCGACGGCAAACCAAGCTGTATGAAACTTGCAACGGGTGAGTTGTATATGAACAGCGTGGGCCTGGATGAGACTATAGTGAACCAATGTCTTAACAAAGCGGCTCAGGCGCGCCGTCTCAAAATTCCGATCACCACTTTCATGATTGCTCAGGATCCTTACTTACGGCGTTTTGTAGAAGCCTTCACGGCTCAGAACCAGGGCAAAGCATTCCTTACCGGACTCAGCAACCTGGGTGGGATGATTTTCGAGGATTATGAAAGGAACAGGATCAGAAGAATTTAG